A single Anopheles funestus chromosome 2RL, idAnoFuneDA-416_04, whole genome shotgun sequence DNA region contains:
- the LOC125762546 gene encoding uncharacterized protein LOC125762546, with product MHEIIIKTATEQDFTEVVFLLIDYIVELPRTQQARERLGTLLSQSTTSEELKHMLKLFENLVRKYCLGELDEVRLRSHLSQLSPARQDRVLEIVNLRRPEIAQRLIDEVNRREGGVPLVESFDWNVSWIMGSSSLASTRKQLCTVALACRDGDSKTQTISFEMGRDQVEHVISELETLVA from the exons ATGCACGAAATTATCATCAAAACAGCAACGGAACAAGATTTCACAGAG GTTGTGTTCTTGTTAATCGATTACATCGTGGAGCTACCTCGAACTCAGCAGGCCCGGGAACGTTTGGGAACGCTACTCAGCCAATCCACAACCAGCGAGGAGCTCAAGCACATGTTGAAACTGTTTGAAAACCTCGTTCGTAAATACTGTCTCGGCGAGCTTGACGAGGTCCGCTTGCGGTCCCATTTGAGCCAGCTTTCACCAGCCCGGCAAGACCGTGTACTGGAAATAGTGAATCTCCGTCGGCCGGAAATAGCGCAACGATTGATTGACGAGGTAAATCGTCGTGAAGGAGGCGTTCCGCTGGTGGAATCGTTCGATTGGAATGTTAGCTGGATAATGGGAAGCAGCAGCTTGGCGTCCACCCGGAAACAACTGTGCACGGTGGCACTCGCTTGCCGGGACGGTGATTCAAAGACACAAACAATCAGTTTCGAAATGGGCAGAGATCAAGTGGAGCATGTGATAAGCGAGCTGGAAACGCTTGTGGCATGA
- the LOC125774953 gene encoding uncharacterized protein LOC125774953, with protein sequence MRSGSSVFWMLAVGLLLLASVLESDAADNSRSGAQKGGANQQTNRLDAPSTKTKQVSDSVTNLAARIANALSNQKSKTEIFSPVSIAGALSLLLLGSGGQTQQELLNVMGLNKGQLTFQEIHISFGRLFQDLVSNDPSLEPLVHWRLHDKCNRYEEEEEDDDFPLAPSPSNPNEYPSHQISIANGVFLHRDFLPGDRYLQLTKRIYKGTVQNLDFERDSNGATAFINDWCSVATKGKIKEIVTEDLLRNTRMIVANALYFKAQWETTFSPFGTRQRLFYPNGQSEPAISVESMATSGCFPYYNATAEYDVQIIGLPYEMGKSTMYIILPNGSNRQKMQEKLAVLNASHLNWLIDQMVVKKGMVVLPKLNISNRIRMSSILQRLGIRDLFDPTRSNLTGIFNDKPAGLTPDASDASEPINPLNTQSRFDATEATTGQAFGQKPTISPDRQNTGQRPQQPQPRPQGNDVQQIVSLDISAQDCQLIENCQYIPNTKKCTCNRIPTEDYSPDCGAHLAKHYYDTNNKHCLFTFKQSSLTTSICVKPSYRLNLDLKTQNACEQRYGCKMLKNFCYCCNSNVPLQRPQAQYPTVTNSQPILENRFGGEDTTYNTQPYPNQPAYSSEQSKGTCYYFQASNSYICQISAVQRASLRIKKRQAQFPSSFGQQGQVQQTPHQQLLAQPELQQISPQQRQQLQVQQFQSNQELQLQTRLQQETGFVQQIQQPQGRPQPQQQQTQFQQQQPIQQQGTFQPQTIQQQQVQRPALQQQQQNQVQQQRPTQQQQQQQILKQQQRQQPQRQYESVHVNEIITHVTLDVNEQGTEGGAVTVALIDRIGPGYSFVVDSPFLIFIRNDKTQLPLFYGAVYDPRPCYASDYDPTAHLITLANGIFIQQSFQLSDSYRNQSMLYYRSEVQSLDFELNAPAATKQINGWVSEKTHGKLPNILPSTLPASTVMVLASALYFKALWAETFIDGATKLREFYPDGKDHPSVMVQMMAHGGCFPFYESTELDARIIGLPYKNNLTTMYVIMPNDSNRAKLQRLIPKLTSEYLQQMIDSMTIKTSIILFPKMHLSNTVDLKRVLQKLGVSSLFKAERSNLSTMLNEPEQTDAYVNRLQGTSATSAPNMRPTLNIPAYEKRPQPSFDINEMLLFHRIGNDSTDEAVVNTTESLTTESVPVRLVPLTARPIAKVGGDRTKRDVSYKVPGSKHTQVGPLSSKDFILNKRIVKENGPVGKKGLRRRSKRAAQQLYVSNAVHQVDLEVNETGTEGGAATIVTLNRSGTSVVFRAEAPFLLLIRNDRTGLPLFFGPVYHPSSIQATAVVIQIGNGIFAQMGTTFDKRYNKLAKDLYQSELQHLDFVGDETNSVRFINNWVHTQTHGRIADIVSHISPDTILMIVNTLYFRGLWEESFQPLATRNRRFFPNGPDGPDSFDIPTMAKSHCMPYYHWQEENVRVVGVPYHQNVTMYIFMPINSTRQLVQSMQAKITADRMNDIVTKMKMKSVTLLFPKMHISNSISLKSVLQQLGVYTLFDRRDADLYRLLTGKTENRGSEGEDALDILDILQDTKENAIRQLKQQNPSCVTVEHAGRNRGDCLKKLCAWGGDTCVCCLGVKDDDDDDGDEFQRRRRRRRDEFAVMASKNESIFVNEMIHKVDLTVNERGTEGGAATATLIDRISSQVSFIVNGPFLMIIREETTRLPLFYGAIYNPK encoded by the exons ATGCGTTCAGGTTCCAGTGTGTTCTGGATGCTGGCGGTAGGATTGCTACTACTTGCCAGCGTACTAGAATCCGATGCAGCCGATAATTCGAGAAGTGGCGCACAAAAAGGCGGTGCTAATCAGCAAACGAATCGTCTGGATGCACCGAGCACCAAAACGAAACAGGTGTCGGACAGTGTAACGAATCTAGCCGCAAGGATCGCGAACGCTCTGTCGAACcagaaaagcaaaacggaaaTCTTCTCACCTGTCAGCATAGCTGGAGCGTTGTCGCTGCTGTTGCTTGGGTCTGGCGGACAAACGCAGCAAGAGCTGCTTAACGTTATGGGCCTTAACAAGGGACAGCTCACGTTCCAGGAGATACACATCAGCTTCGGTCGACTGTTTCAGGATCTGGTGTCGAACGATCCCAGCCTGGAGCCGCTAGTACACTGGCGCTTGCACGACAAGTGCAACCGAtacgaggaagaggaggaagatgaCGATTTCCCACTCGCACCATCACCGAGCAACCCCAACGa ATACCCATCCCATCAGATATCGATTGCGAACGGTGTGTTTCTTCATCGAGACTTCCTGCCGGGCGATCGGTACCTACAGCTGACGAAACGGATCTACAAAGGAACAGTCCAGAATCTAGACTTTGAGCGTGACAGTAATGGTGCTACAGCGTTCATAAACGATTGGTGTTCGGTCGCAACTAAGGGCAAGATCAAGGAAATTGTCACGGAAGATCTGCTGCGTAATACACGTATGATAGTGGCTAACGCTTTGTACTTCAAGGCACAATGGGAAACGACATTTTCACCGTTCGGTACCCGCCAGAGACTGTTCTATCCCAACGGTCAATCAGAACCGGCGATCAGTGTGGAATCGATGGCTACCTCGGGATGCTTCCCCTACTACAATGCAACTGCAGAGTACGATGTTCAGATAATTGGACTACCGTACGAAATGGGTAAATCGACCATGTACATAATACTGCCAAATGGTTCGAATCGACAGAAGATGCAAGAGAAGCTGGCAGTTCTAAATGCTTCCCATCTTAATTGGTTGATCGACCAAATGGTCGTGAAAAAGGGTATGGTTGTGCTGCCGAAGCTAAACATCTCGAATCGCATTCGTATGAGCAGCATTCTGCAGAGGTTGGGCATTCGTGATCTTTTCGATCCGACACGCAGCAATTTGACGGGAATATTTAATGACAAGCCGGCGGGTTTAACCCCCGATGCTAGCGACGCAAGTGAACCGATTAATCCGCTAAATACGCAGAGCCGTTTTGATGCTACGGAAGCAACAACAGGACAGGCGTTCGGGCAAAAACCAACCATTTCTCCCGACCGACAGAATACAGGACAGCGGCCGCAACAACCACAGCCAAGACCTCAGGGAAACGATGTACAGCAAATAGTATCGCTTGATATATCGGCACAGGATTGCCAGTTGATAGAGAATTGTCAATATATTCCGAACACTAAAAAATGCACGTGTAATCGTATACCAACCGAAGACTACAGCCCAGACTGTGGAGCCCATTTAGCGAAGCATTATTATGATACTAATAATAAACATTGTCTGTTCACTTTCAAACAATCTTCGCTAACTACGAGTATTTGTGTAAAGCCAAGCTACCGGCTTAATCTTGATTTAAAAACCCAGAACGCCTGTGAGCAGCGATATGGAtgtaaaatgttgaaaaacttTTGTTACTGCTGTAATTCGAATGTGCCGTTGCAACGGCCACAAGCACAATACCCAACCGTGACGAATAGCCAGCCGATATTAGAAAATCGATTCGGTGGTGAAGACACAACGTACAACACACAGCCTTACCCAAACCAACCAGCATACAGTAGCGAACAATCGAAGGGTACGTGTTACTACTTCCAGGCGTCGAACAGCTATATATGCCAGATTTCCGCAGTACAACGGGCATCACTTAGAATTAAGAAACGTCAAGCCCAATTCCCATCATCTTTTGGACAACAGGGACAAGTACAGCAAACACCACACCAGCAACTGTTAGCCCAACCGGAACTACAACAAATAAGTCCCCAACAACGGCAGCAACTGCAAGTCCAGCAGTTCCAATCAAATCAAGAGCTGCAGCTGCAAACCAGATTACAACAGGAAACAGGGTTTGTGCAACAAATACAGCAACCACAAGGAAGACCGCAaccgcaacaacagcaaactcagtttcaacaacagcaaccaatACAACAACAAGGAACATTTCAACCGCAAACaatacaacaacagcaggtgCAACGGCCAGCtctacaacaacagcaacagaatcAGGTGCAACAGCAACGGCcaacgcaacaacaacaacaacaacaaatattgaaacaacagcaacgacAACAACCACAGCGACAGTACGAGTCTGTGCATGTGAATGAGATCATCACCCACGTGACACTGGATGTGAACGAACAGGGCACGGAAGGTGGAGCAGTAACAGTAGCGCTTATTGATCGTATCGGGCCAGGTTATTCTTTCGTTGTTGACAGCCCATTCTTGATCTTCATTCGCAACGACAAAACGCAACTCCCATTGTTTTATGGTGCTGTGTACGATCCACGTCCCTG CTACGCATCCGACTACGATCCAACGGCGCATTTAATTACGCTCGCCAACGGTATATTTATCCAGCAAAGCTTCCAGCTCAGTGACTCGTACCGGAATCAATCGATGTTGTACTACCGCTCCGAGGTTCAGTCCCTTGACTTTGAGCTAAACGCACCCGCTGCGACAAAGCAAATTAATGGATGGGTAAGCGAGAAGACTCACGGCAAGCTTCCAAACATCCTGCCATCGACACTGCCAGCCAGTACGGTCATGGTACTGGCCAGCGCCTTGTACTTCAAGGCACTGTGGGCGGAAACGTTTATCGATGGAGCGACTAAGCTGCGCGAGTTTTACCCGGACGGCAAGGACCATCCGTCGGTGATGGTGCAAATGATGGCCCACGGTGGTTGCTTCCCGTTCTATGAATCAACCGAGCTGGATGCGCGCATTATTGGGCTGCCGTACAAGAACAATCTTACCACGATGTACGTGATCATGCCGAACGATTCAAACCGGGCGAAACTGCAGCGGCTCATCCCAAAGCTGACCAGTGAATATCTGCAACAGATGATCGATAGTATGACGATCAAAACCTCGATCATACTATTCCCCAAGATGCACCTCAGCAACACGGTGGATCTGAAGCGAGTATTGCAAAAGCTGGGCGTATCCTCGCTATTCAAAGCGGAGCGCAGCAATCTTTCGACAATGTTAAACGAACCAGAACAAACGGATGCGTACGTCAATCGATTGCAAGGAACGTCGGCCACATCAGCTCCGAATATGCGACCCACATTGAACATTCCCGCATACGAAAAGAGACCACAGCCCTCATTCGATATTAATGAAATGTTGCTATTCCACCGAATCGGTAACGATTCGACGGATGAAGCGGTCGTAAATACGACGGAGTCATTAACCACAGAAAGTGTCCCAGTAAGATTAGTACCATTAACTGCTCGACCCATCGCCAAGGTTGGTGGTGATAGAACAAAGCGAGACGTTAGCTACAAAGTGCCGGGCAGTAAGCACACCCAGGTTGGTCCACTGAGCAGCAAGGACTTTATATTGAACAAGCGTATCGTCAAGGAAAATGGTCCAGTGGGAAAGAAGGGTTTGCGAAGGCGCAGCAAACGTGCGGCACAGCAGCTGTACGTGAGCAATGCCGTCCATCAGGTCGATCTGGAGGTGAACGAGACGGGCACAGAAGGTGGTGCTGCCACAATTGTGACACTGAATCGATCCGGCACCAGCGTCGTATTCCGTGCGGAAGCACcatttttgctgttgattCGCAACGATCGTACTGGTTTGCCGCTATTTTTCGGTCCCGTGTATCATCCGTCTAGC ATCCAAGC AACGGCTGTTGTCATACAGATCGGTAATGGTATCTTCGCTCAAATGGGCACCACGTTCGATAAGCGCTACAATAAGCTGGCCAAAGATCTCTACCAGAGTGAACTGCAGCATCTAGACTTTGTCGGCGACGAGACCAATTCCGTACGGTTCATAAACAACTGGGTGCATACTCAAACACACGGCCGGATTGCGGACATTGTATCGCACATCAGCCCGGATACGATCCTGATGATCGTCAACACACTGTACTTCCGTGGTCTGTGGGAGGAATCATTTCAACCGCTTGCCACCCGCAACAGACGTTTCTTCCCGAACGGACCCGATGGTCCGGACTCGTTTGACATTCCGACGATGGCCAAGAGTCACTGCATGCCGTACTACCACTGGCAGGAGGAAAACGTACGCGTGGTCGGTGTACCGTACCATCAGAACGTTACCATGTACATCTTTATGCCGATAAACTCCACTCGGCAGCTGGTGCAATCAATGCAGGCCAAAATTACCGCCGACCGGATGAACGATATTGTgacgaagatgaagatgaaatcGGTCACGCTGCTGTTCCCGAAGATGCATATTTCCAACTCCATCAGCTTGAAAAGTGTTCTGCAACAACTCGGCGTTTATACACTGTTCGATCGTCGAGATGCCGACCTGTACCGTCTGCTTACCGGAAAAACTGAAAATCGTGGTAGTGAAGGTGAAGACGCGCTGGATATTTTGGATATTTTGCAAGACACGAAAGAAAACGCTATCCGCCAATTGAAGCAACAAAATCCATCATGCGTTACAGTCGAGCATGCTGGTAGAAACCGGGGcgattgtttgaaaaaactTTGTGCGTGGGGCGGCGatacgtgtgtgtgctgtCTGGGTGtaaaagatgatgatgatgatgatggtgatgaattTCAGCGCCGTCGCCGCCGCCGACGGGACGAATTTGCCGTTATGGCGTCGAAGAATGAATCGATCTTCGTGAACGAAATGATACACAAGGTAGATCTGACGGTCAATGAACGCGGTACCGAGGGAGGTGCAGCTACCGCTACGCTTATCGATCGTATCTCGTCCCAGGTTAGTTTCATCGTTAATGGACCTTTCCTAATGATTATCAGAGAAGAAACCACTAGATTGCCTCTGTTCTATGGAGCTATTTACAATCCGAAATAA
- the LOC125774952 gene encoding probable serine/threonine-protein kinase clkA, translating into MDIDIWHEDEYNISTNIQFNYTFFDTVNNIFHNNASDHDDIYHSFYDSFYYRVHTFNIYIVFFASNAPNTSNTSNAPNASNASNASNASNASNASNASNAFNGSNASDASDASDGSDASDAYNASNAFNAFNASNPFNASNASNANNASNTSDASNASDAYNASNASNSSNAFNGSNASNASNASTGSDASNASNASDAYNASNASNSSNAFNGSNTSNASNASNASNGSNASDASNTSNEHDTYHSFYDTFYYKTYTFDNAVYIIIFRTNASNDNNTYHSFYDCVYYKAYTFDNEDYIVFFASDASNGSNASDASNTSNEHDTYHSFYDTFYYKTYTFDNAVYIIVFHTNASNDNDTYYSFYDSFYYKAYTFDNADYIVIFASNASTGSDASNASNASNASDASNTSNEHDTYYSFYDTFYYKTYTFDNAVYIIIFHTNASNDNNTYHSFYDCVYYKAYTFDNEDYIVFFASNASNGSNASDASNTSNEHDTYHSFYDTFYYKAYTFDNAVYIIIFHTNASNDNNTYHSFYDSVYYKAYTFDNANYIVFFASDASNASNGSIASDASNTSNEHDTYHSFYDTFYYKTYTFDNAVYIIIFHTNASNDNNTYHSFYDCVYYKAYTFDNADYIVFFASDASNGSNASDASNTSNEHDTYHSFYDTFYYKAYTFDNAVYIIIFHTNASNDNDTYYSFYDSFYYKTYTFDNAVYKSPIYNNFEINNFGSNVSNSDDKSPNYEF; encoded by the exons ATGGATATAGATATATGGCATGAAGACGAATACAATAT ATCAACAAACATCCAATTTAACTACACCTTCTTCGACACCGTCAACAACATCTTCCACAATAACGCTTCCGACCACGATGACATCTACCACTCGTTCTACGACAGCTTCTACTACAGAGTGCACACATTCAACATCTACATCGTCTTCTTCGCATCCAACGCACCCAACACATCCAACACATCCAACGCACCCAACGCATCCAACGCATCCAACGCATCCAACGCATCCAACGCATCCAACGCATCCAACGCATCCAACGCATTCAACGGATCCAACGCATCCGACGCATCCGACGCATCCGACGGATCCGACGCATCCGACGCATACAACGCATCCAACGCATTCAACGCATTCAACGCATCCAACCCATTCAACGCATCCAACGCATCCAACGCAAACAACGCATCCAACACATCCGACGCATCCAACGCATCCGACGCATACAACGCATCCAACGCATCCAACTCATCCAACGCATTCAACGGATCCAACGCATCCAACGCATCCAACGCATCCACCGGATCCGACGCATCCAACGCATCCAACGCATCCGACGCATACAACGCATCCAACGCATCCAACTCATCCAACGCATTCAACGGATCCAACACATCCAACGCATCCAACGCATCCaacgcatccaacggatccAACGCATCCGACGCATCCAACACATCCAACGAACACGACACATACCACTCGTTCTACGACACCTTTTActacaaaacatacacattcGACAACGCGGTCTACATCATCATCTTCCGCACTAACGCTTCCAACGATAACAACACCTACCACTCGTTCTACGACTGCGTTTACTACAAAGCCTACACATTCGACAACGAGGACTACATCGTCTTCTTCGCATCcgacgcatccaacggatccAACGCATCCGACGCATCCAACACATCCAACGAACACGACACATACCACTCGTTCTACGACACCTTTTActacaaaacatacacattcGACAACGCGGTCTACATCATCGTCTTCCACACTAACGCTTCCAACGATAACGACACCTACTACTCGTTCTACGACAGCTTTTACTACAAAGCCTACACATTCGACAACGCGGACTACATCGTCATCTTCGCATCCAACGCATCCACCGGATCCGACGCATCCAACGCATCCAACGCATCCAACGCATCCGACGCATCCAACACATCCAACGAACACGACACATACTACTCGTTCTACGACACCTTTTActacaaaacatacacattcGACAACGCGGTCTacatcatcatcttccacACTAACGCTTCCAACGATAACAACACCTACCACTCGTTCTACGACTGCGTTTACTACAAAGCCTACACATTCGACAACGAGGACTACATCGTCTTCTTCGCATCCaacgcatccaacggatccAACGCATCCGACGCATCCAACACATCCAACGAACACGACACATACCACTCGTTCTACGACACCTTTTACTACAAAGCATACACATTCGACAACGCGGTCTacatcatcatcttccacACTAACGCTTCCAACGATAACAACACCTACCACTCGTTCTACGACAGCGTTTACTACAAAGCCTACACATTCGACAACGCGAACTACATCGTCTTCTTCGCATCCGACGCATCCaacgcatccaacggatccATCGCATCCGACGCATCCAACACATCAAACGAACACGACACATACCACTCGTTCTACGACACCTTTTActacaaaacatacacattcGACAACGCGGTCTacatcatcatcttccacACTAACGCTTCCAACGATAACAACACCTACCACTCGTTCTACGACTGCGTTTACTACAAAGCCTACACATTCGACAACGCGGACTACATCGTCTTCTTCGCATCcgacgcatccaacggatccAACGCATCCGACGCATCCAACACATCCAACGAACACGACACATACCACTCGTTCTACGACACCTTTTACTACAAAGCATACACATTCGACAACGCGGTCTacatcatcatcttccacACTAACGCTTCCAACGATAACGACACCTACTACTCGTTCTACGACAGCTTTTACTACAAAACCTACACGTTCGACAACGCGGTCTACAAGAGTCCCATCTACAACAACTTCGAGATCAACAATTTCGGCAGTAACGTTTCCAACAGTGACGACAAGAGTCCCAATTATGAATTTTAA